The genome window CTTTCAGCAAGGAAATGGTTAATGGTTAGGCAAGGAAATGGCTTATTTGTTAGGATGAGGGGACATGATGTCACTTTACaatcttctggaaaaagaaaagcttaaagaAGGCAAGATAGGATAAAGCTAATATCAAAGAATTTTGATAACTGTTGAGTCTAGTAATGGCTATGGGAGAAATCCTTGaagtattttctctacttttgcacattttggaaaatattctacGATAAATAATGTAATTACCATGCTATaggaaatgtctgttgtttttagTAAAAATGTAAGAGGAAGATGTGAGAATTTCAGAAACTCTATTTCCATACCCTAGGTTTATAGTATTATTTATTACACAATAATTGAATCAATGAACCAAATTCAGACTTTCTACCCAAAACTCATTTGCCATGGTCCTGAGCGCTCTGAAATGTTTGACAGAGCATCCTGGTAGTACGTCCTACAAAACTGGTAATCTTGGATTTACAAAGTCAATGAACCAAGAATTTTACATTTCTGAAACTTCAGGATGCACTTGGCTATCCAGGGGAAATTTGTAAGAGAGGAAAAATAACCCACTTAACAACATCATGAAGCCAGCCAGACACGCCACTAGAACAGCACTGCCAATTCTCTGAGTGTCTGGCTTGAAGGGTATATTGAAAGATGGTGGGAAGACAATACCCTCTTCATTCATCACAGAGTGGTAATTCCAGAAGACAGCAATTGAGATACAGATACCAGCAGCTATGTTGAGAATGCCTGAAGTGACAAATGGATTGCAGGTGGCATTCTTCTGAAGAATTCCCATGTACACATTTCTAAGCACAAAGATAATGGAGGCTTTGCCCCAGAGCCCTAGAATACTGGCAAGCAGCAGGAGGTTTTGCAAAACATGGATATCCAGAGGTAGGTAAGTTTCATGGTATCTGTAATGGTGACATGTGCTGGCTCTGCTGTTGTTGCTGGTGTGATGGAAAACGCAAAGTCTCCACATTCCCACACAGGCTACATCAAATGAGGAGAGTGAGGTGTTGTCCATATACCAAACTCGCCACTCTACCAGGCCCATAGCAGTGGTATCAAGAATCCATCCGATGGTGGCTACTGCAAAACCTACTACTTGGCGATTGGCACTACCGATGAGCAACGGCATGATGGCCCTGCACCCTAGGGgactgtaaaaagaaaatacaggcaaTCGTGAGAGTGGAAATTTAGGCCTGGAACAACACAGTCAACCCACAAGCTTCATCTCACTCCCCCCCTCCTCAACCTTTACACCCTGCGGATGAGCAGTGCTGTATCTGAGAGGCAAGTGCTATTATTTCAGAGCAGAGATACTTGATATTCATGCTTTGCTGGTTGGAGCACAGACCCGACAAACTTTCCCAGCGGCCATTTGGCAATATTTACCAAAAGCCTTAAAATGCACAAACCTTCACATAGGCAGCTCCCCTGCTGGGCACGTGTCCAAAGACAGAACTAAGACTGACCATAAACATTGAGTCTCAAACATGGTCCGCAGAGACCTTTTTGTAATATTGAAAAATGGGAAACAGCTTCAAGTGCAACAAGAGGGCTTGGTTAAGTAATGGATGCTAGTCCCATACGAGGGAGCTGTGTGCCAGCATGTGAAATATAACTGGACCCGTACGAGGTGCGCTACTTGGTGTTGGACTCTTTTCAAGGCTCACCCATATCCCAGCATGTCTGAGTGCTTGGTAGCCAGGACTGCGGAGTGGCATTCACGCATGTGGATGCACCACGGTTCCTGTATTCAGGCATCAGCATCTGCACATTTGGACTGGTTCCAAGTGTTGGCTGTTGTGGATACTGCTGCTATACACATTTCTATAGAAAACTTGGTATGGGTATATCTTCTCATTTCTCTCATGTACATACCCAGGACTGGGAGTAGTGGGTCATACAGCAAGTGGATGTTCAGCTTTTGAGAAGGTTCTAAACTGTTTCCCTGAGTGTCTGCACCATTtagcattcccaccagcaatgtatgaaggttccaGTCTCTCTCTATCCTCCCTGACATTTTGGTATGTTTAGTCTTTTTGATTACGGCCCTTCTGGTTGCCATTAAAACAAAATGTGaccagaggaaaaagatggtcACAATCTATCAAGTACTAATAGCATGTTCCAAAATAGTACATAGAATATAATCAGGGTTGTGACTAGAAGTGGAAGTCTATATGCTCAGTTAGTGAGAGACATTTTTAACTGGGTTGGAAGGGTTATGAGTTTTGAAAGCTGTTTGTATGTGAAGAATCAGATCCACCTAGGAAGGGGTACATAAGCTAAGTGTAGAGCTCAGTGAATTATCCAGGGGCCCATACCCACACCGCCACTGCTCAGGTGAAGATACACACCATCACcacttccttctctgtctttatAGTTTTCCACCTCAGAGTGCACCGCCCAAACATTAGTTCAATTCTGTCTGGTTTTCAAGATAGGAATCGTGCAGTAGGCATTCctgtgtgactggcttctttcacttactgtGCTTATGACCGCAGATGCCTTCTTTTAATGATGTCCAGCTGTTCAACAGATATGAGCctgattttttgaaagaaaaaaaaaaaaagacttcgtTAAAGTGAAGCAATGGAGAATTAATTCTGATAAATACTTGAGGGCATTAAAAAGATTCATTCACCATAATACTCAGCAGATGTGAAGGTACAAGAGTATTTAGTAACACGGAAAAAAGTTCCACCCCCAGAAAAGTTTAGAGGACCCTTGTTCTTCTAGAAGCAGGTGCTCAAAGGATGCAGACAGAGAGGAAATGCCCTGAGAGCCCAAACCTGTCCTAGAGAGGCTGCTCAATGAGTATTTGTAGAATGAAAAGTCAAATATGAGGGAGCAAAGGACTTTTTTACAAGTTTAGTTCTAGTAGAACTTATGTAATAATGAATTACTGCATATGTCTTTTTATCTTCAGTAGCTGTGTGAAgagtcttctgttttcttttcacttgacCTGGCTAAAAATACTATTTCACACTCGATAGGCTGCCTATTATcagcaaaacacagaaaatagcaagtgctggccagaatgtggagaaactggaacacttgtGCTTTGCTGGTGGGCATATgcactggtatagccactatgaaaaacagtacagTGCTTCTTCAAAGCCTACCAACACACACAGACTTCCTGTGTGATCCAGGAATTtctcttctggatatataccccaaAGTAAAAGCAGGGACTCCAACAGATACTGGTACGCCCATGTTTGT of Hippopotamus amphibius kiboko isolate mHipAmp2 chromosome X, mHipAmp2.hap2, whole genome shotgun sequence contains these proteins:
- the CLDN34 gene encoding claudin-34, whose translation is MPLLIGSANRQVVGFAVATIGWILDTTAMGLVEWRVWYMDNTSLSSFDVACVGMWRLCVFHHTSNNSRASTCHHYRYHETYLPLDIHVLQNLLLLASILGLWGKASIIFVLRNVYMGILQKNATCNPFVTSGILNIAAGICISIAVFWNYHSVMNEEGIVFPPSFNIPFKPDTQRIGSAVLVACLAGFMMLLSGLFFLSYKFPLDSQVHPEVSEM